Proteins from a genomic interval of Rosa chinensis cultivar Old Blush chromosome 2, RchiOBHm-V2, whole genome shotgun sequence:
- the LOC112188643 gene encoding probable inactive DNA (cytosine-5)-methyltransferase DRM3, producing MTTDSNRKSSSDHEYQHAIVPKEEILEFELPSPHAFPTHFGNNDASSSGSNMRANMIGMGFSPSRVDKVIEEKGEEDAEQLLETLLSYQDTQKSDSGSSDSLDSLFGDKDASSALEVSSMIQPKEEPDLSDGLDDGKKASLLMMNFSRDEVEFAMNRLGEDAPINDLVDFIIASQISVKLENDVDSTPVDEEKEDTSDEKLYGIMEKSVRLLEMGFSENQVSFAIEQFGSGAPLTDLAESIVTGQIYDNCYDKKIKVASHSNHSRNVSSFFGTASYGSVKVENEEFYPDTASRSRDRDLADNYLGKRPKQEIIDDSNSVPQFRVSRPIDFGENRKGKRPKREYIDDSSSSAWMEEKVDPEICKVGNPKLQSVNQMAAKPPYFFYGNVLNLPYDSWSKVSQFLYGHQPEYVNNQFFSALSRREGYVHNLPTENRFRILEEPPMTIQDAIPYAKNLWPPWDTRKQLTCISSETSGISQLCDRLGRMVSDCRGMLSPEKQREILHHCNSLNLVWVGRNKLGPLQPEYLEQILGYPLNHTKVGESGVIERLTSLKYCFQTDTLAYHLSVLKALYPEGLTMFSIFSGIGGAEIALHKLGIPLKGVVSVETCVTKRRILRRWWETTGQIGQLEQIDDIQKLTSSKLESLMKRFGGFDFLICQNPCSSSVSKIPAQSGSDPGFDFSLFYEFVRVYQRVRNMMDRKS from the exons ATGACCACTGACTCGAACAGGAAGAGTAGCTCCGATCATGAATACCAACATGCAATTGTGCCCAAAGAAGAGATCTTGGAGTTTGAGTTGCCTTCACCTCATGCATTCCCAACCCATTTCGGG aACAATGATGCAAGTTCCTCAGGGAGCAATATGAGAGCAAATATGATTGGAATGGGATTTTCGCCGTCCCGCGTCGACAAAGTGATTGAAGAAAAGG GTGAAGAGGACGCCGAACAGTTGTTGGAGACACTTTTATCATATCAA GATACGCAGAAATCAGATTCTGGGTCATCAGATTCGCTGGATAGCTTATTTGGTGACAAAGATGCAAGCAGTGCTCTCGAGGTTTCTAGTATGATTCAACCAAAAGAG GAACCTGATTTATCTGATGGACTTGATGATGGAAAAAAGGCGTCCTTACTTATGATGAATTTTTCTAGAGATGAAGTTGAGTTTGCAATGAATAGGCTTG GTGAAGATGCTCCAATCAATGACTTGGTGGATTTTATCATTGCTTCTCAGATATCTGTGAAACTTGAGAATGATGTAGATTCAACCCCGGTTGATGAAGAAAAGGAG GATACAAGTGATGAAAAATTATATGGAATCATGGAGAAGTCAGTTCGTTTGCTTGAAATGGGGTTCTCTGAGAACCAAGTTTCTTTTGCAATTGAACAGTTTG GCTCTGGAGCTCCACTTACAGATCTTGCAGAATCAATCGTTACAGGTCAAATTTATGATAATTGCTATGACAAAAAAATTAAG GTAGCATCCCATTCAAATCATTCACGCAATGTGTCCAGTTTTTTCGGAACGGCATCATATGGTTCAGTAAAAGTTGAAAATGAGGAATTTTATCCAGATACAGCTTCTCGATCAAGGGATCGTGACTTGGCAGATAATTATTTAGGGAAGCGGCCTAAGCAAGAGATCATTGATGATTCAAATTCTGTTCCTCAGTTTAGGGTGTCCAGGCCTATAGATTTCGGGGAAAATCGTAAAGGGAAAAGGCCAAAACGAGAGTATATTGATGATTCAAGCTCTTCTGCATGGATGGAAGAAAAAGTAGACCCTGAGATTTGCAAAGTTGGGAATCCAAAACTTCAGAGTGTGAACCAAATGGCCGCTAAACCCCCATATTTCTTCTATGGAAATGTTCTGAATCTACCATATGATTCCTGGTCCAAAGTTTCTCAATTCCTGTACGGCCATCAACCTGAATATGTCAATAATCAGTTCTTCTCAGCCTTGAGTAGAAGGGAAGGGTATGTACACAATCTCCCAACTGAGAACAGGTTTCGTATTCTTGAAGAGCCACCAATGACCATTCAGGATGCAATACCATATGCAAAGAATTTGTGGCCTCCGTGGGATACAAGGAAGCAATTGACCTGCATCAGTTCTGAAACCAGTGGCATATCTCAGCTGTGTGACAGGCTTGGAAGAATGGTTTCTGATTGTCGTGGAATGCTCTCACCTGAGAAACAGAGGGAAATCCTTCATCATTGCAACTCATTAAATCTTGTATGGGTTGGCCGAAACAAGTTGGGTCCTTTACAGCCTGAATACTTGGAACAAATCTTAGGCTATCCGCTGAATCACACTAAAGTTGGTGAGAGTGGTGTAATTGAAAGACTTACTTCCCTCAAGTATTGCTTCCAGACAGACACATTGGCTTATCATCTTTCTGTTTTAAAGGCTTTGTACCCAGAAGGATTAACAATGTTCTCAATTTTTAGTGGAATAGGCGGAGCAGAGATAGCTTTACACAAGCTTGGCATTCCTTTGAAAGGTGTTGTATCTGTAGAGACTTGTGTAACAAAGAGAAGGATTCTTCGGAGGTGGTGGGAAACTACTGGCCAAATTGGGCAGTTGGAGCAAATTGATGACATTCAGAAACTAACAAGCAGCAAGCTTGAAAGTCTGATGAAAAGGTTTGGTGGTTTTGATTTCCTTATTTGTCAGAATCCATGTAGttcttcagtttctaaaattCCTGCGCAAAGTGGCAGTGATCCAGGCTTTGACTTCTCATTGTTTTATGAGTTTGTTCGTGTCTATCAACGTGTAAGAAATATGATGGATAGAAAGAGCTGA